A segment of the Thermothelomyces thermophilus ATCC 42464 chromosome 7, complete sequence genome:
CCGGTTGGCTACAACCTCAATGATCACGTCGGGGTGAGTAATTCCTGACGTAGACTCCTGGCGCGAGCGTGCGTGCGTGCATGTGGGTGTGTGTGTCTGTCTGTCACCGGGTGCAGGACGTGGGACTCCTGTGCGGGTATTATCGCTGACCAGCTCGTACTGATGCTGATGTAAAATACGAGACCGACATTGAAATAGCACACCCGGATGTCGTCTTCTACGACTACTATGGGGCTTGGGACGAGCCCATCGTCGAGGATACCGAAAGATATGTGGGTGAGTTGCCCCGAAACGCCCGTCCGATCGCGGCGGAACCAGGGTCGAAGTTGGTTATATGTGAGGGCTGATGTTGCGCAGCCAACAGGACCGGTCCTCTGGCGCAAGCTGCACCAAATATTGGCCCGATCGTAAGCTAGGACCTACCTCTTCCGCTGGATGTTTGCCGGCGTTATGCTCATCATATTTGGTCCAGTTCTGGGAGACCATAAAGGGGAGCGACGGTGTCTCTCGTCACCTGCAATGGCAGGCGAGGGTCGAGGGAAAACTCAACAGTGAGTTTCCCAATGGCTGTAGGGTGGTAAATGGCAGTACTGACAGGAACGACCGTAGCCTCCATGACGATCACCCAGTATTTGGGCACAGGCTCCCGATCTCGAGGCCGGATGACTATCACGAGGCGGTTGAATACGGTAGTCTCGACCCCTCCATACCTCCGAGATGAGTATGACAGGGAGGCCGTCATCCAGGGCATCGCCAACCTGCGAGAGTCATTGAAAGGGGTGGCCAACCTGACATGGATTACTCCGCCGTCGAACGTGACGGTGGAGGATTTCGTGGACTCGGTAAGCGAAACGACACAATCGGTTACTATGAATATGATTACGTCCAGCCAGAGCTTGTAATTACTTACGAAGGAACTTGGTCCAGATCCCGGCTACTCCGGCGCGCCGTTGCTCCAACCACTGGATAGGTGAGAGagatatataattatccccTTTCCTTCCGGCGATGAGTCCTGCATTTCTCTCGTCGCAGACACAAACTGCTGACAACTTCGGGTCACAGGCACGGCCAAGATTGGCCTCGACGACGGGCGGGAGGGGGGCACGTCGGTGGTGGACCTTAACACTAAGGTGTACGGGACTGACAATATCTTTGTCGTCGACGCATCCATCTTCCCCGGCCACATCACAGGCAATCCCTCGGCAGCCATTGTGATCGCGGCCGAGTATGCGGCGGCCAAGATACTTGCGCTACCGGCCCCGGAGGATGCGGCATCGTGATGGTTTGCTGCTTCAGCTCTCAAATAAATCTGGGGTCGGAGGGGTGAAGGTGTGGAGAGGGGAGGTTTATCGGCATTTCCATGGCTGTACGGGAAGTTGTTGAACCGCCCGAGAGTTGATTTCCGTTATTACTTATTGATTTGCAGTAATCCATAGATTGCGCGACAGTGTCCGGCTGTGTGACTTTTGTGCCCTGTCTTGACAGCCAAACCGAGAGCTCAAGGGTGGATGAGTGTAGGGTCGGTTGGTCGGTATTGCGTGCAGTCACGGTCTGGGAAGGTGGTGGAGCTCTTTCTCCGGAGCTCCGGTCAGTTCCTTCCAAATGAACGCGATTGAAACCACGCGCCTTCCGCAGCACTGCCTCATTGCTATAAGAAACTTGGCGGTACCATCCTAGGtcatttttttttggtgATGGATCGATCCAAGGAATagtctccctccctctctctctctcccccctcccGAAACTGTCTGAAACTGCCAGTATGGAACCCACCCTCCACAGCTCCTGGAAACAACATTGACCCCGGCATGAGCGAATCACCGCTTCCACGGACCGCTTCCTTACAGATAGAAGCGCATCAATAAATGCGCATCTGAGCAATTCGCCACTTTCGAGCAACACATGAGGTGGTGAACGAAAAATAAAAGGGGAAGGGCGGAAAGGGTGAGTGGGCTGTTGTTCGAGGAGATCGAACCCAGCCAGCTTGGCTCGGGGGCCGTTCCCGGATTTTCCGGGCGTGACGTGACTGCGAAGACTAATTACATGAAAACTGCCAGGACTACATGGAGCCTTAGGTAGCAAAGAGAGGCTACCCTCCTTTCAACGCAACACCATAGTTAAGTAGAGCCCAAAGTCGCGCTCGTCGATGACTACCCGCCCCCACGGGCTACTTTAGCGTGACAAGGTCTTCCGCGCCCATGGTTCGGATTTGGATCGGTAGCATACAACGCACTTGCGTCATTTTCGATTATTGCCGACGCTTGAGGTCCTAGGTACCTCCATTTGGCACCATCATTGACTTGCTACGGGAAGGGTAAGTCAGGTACACCTAGTGTAACTGTTTCGGGATGACGAGCAAAGCCGGCTGCCATGAACCGTTCGTACACAGCACACCAGTACCGCGTCTCCAAAAACGGCCGTGGCTGTGTGTCCCTGGTTAGCTCCTCAGTCTTGAGCTCGATGGTTGCTAATTATGTGTAGCGCGCGTCGGTAGCGACCCaatcccctccccccttctctcctGGCAAGAAGTCGTCACATCTCGGGAGCTCCCCTGCCTGGCACGCGGCGGAAGTACGGGACGGAGGGCCACCAAGTTGTCCTGGTATTCGGACCGGTTCAGGTTGGCAGCGAATCCGCGCATCGGAGGAATGGTGAAGAAGGAAGGGGGCCTTAAGGGGTATTGCCTTGTGGAGCACGTATCATGCGCCATCGCACACCACACACCGCGGACAGCGGTTGTGTTTCTCTTGGACTGCAAGGACAGCAAAGCATGCAGGTACCTGAGTGTCCAGGACTGCCTAAATACATTGGCGCCCGGACGTGTGGATCGACCGAGGGTCCCCGGCTCCCGAGGGAATGGGAAATCTAGGTCGGGCACACGTTGTATGCGCGCAGGAGTTCATCAAGAATGACAAAGGCCATGAGCGAGAGATGACGCAGCGGCCGGAGACTCGGTTCGAAATAATAGTCTCTACTTCTGCTTCACTTGAAGAACCGAGACTCTCACCGCGTCGCCTGCGCGGGATTCATGCACTCCACACGGCGCCCGCAGGAGTCGTTTGACTGGACCGCGGGCCACTGGGCATGGCCAGCTGGGCGGCGGAGCCAAATGCCGTCGATGTGTTTGGAATCGTCAACAATATCGGCGTGGCGCCTGAGTGGTCGCCGCTGCATTTTAGCCGGCCGGGCCAAGGCGGCAGAGCGCTCCCGAAACCCAGGACGGTGTAACCCTGGCTGGAATCCGGGAATGCCAGGTCTTGCCAAGGAGAGTAAGTCGGGGCCATGGACCGGAAACCTTCTCGATCTGGGGAGGATTTGCAAATACCGACGACGAGCGGCCGGCGGCCGGCCGGGGGtggggggaaaggggagaAAGCAGAGAAGCAGGCTCCTTGGCCAGGGGCCAGGGCATATAAGGACGGGAATAAGGCCTCGTAGCGAAGCGGCGTTCTGAAAAGGAGGAACAGAACTAACGAAGACGACCCAAGCATACCAAGGTCGTGTTGATTAGCACCCCCGATTCTTCCAGTTCTTTCCGCCATCTGCAATGCTGACAACAACCTTCGCCCTCCTGACGGCCGCTCTCGGCGTCAGCGCCCATTATACCCTCCCCAGGGTCGGGACCGGTTCCGACTGGCAGCACGTGCGGCGGGCTGACAACTGGCAAAACAACGGCTTCGTCGGCGACGTCAACTCGGAGCAGATCAGGTGCTTCCAGGCGACCCCTGCCGGCGCCCAAGACGTCTACACTGTTCAGGCGGGATCGACCGTGACCTACCACGCCAACCCCAGTATCTACCACCCCGGCCCCATGCAGTTCTACCTGGCCCGCGTTCCGGACGGACAGGACGTCAAGTCGTGGACCGGCGAGGGTGCCGTGTGGTTCAAGGTGTACGAGGAGCAGCCTCAATTTGGCGCCCAGCTGACCTGGCCTAGCAACGGTGCGTTGATCattttccttcttcttccttctttctTCCGTTGCATATGCTAACTGTTCTCTTGCTTGCAGGCAAGAGCTCGTTCGAGGTTCCTATCCCCAGCTGCATTCGGGCGGGCAACTACCTCCTCCGCGCTGAGCACATCGCCCTGCACGTTGCCCAAAGCCAGGGCGGCGCCCAGTTCTACATCTCGTGCGCCCAGCTCCAGGTCACTGGTGGCGGCAGCACCGAGCCTTCTCAGAAGGTTTCCTTCCCGGGTGCCTACAAGTCCACCGACCCCGGCATTCTTATCAACATCAACTACCCCGTCCCTACCTCGTACCAGAATCCGGGTCCGGCTGTCTTCCGTTGCTAAGCGGGCACAACAAGGGAATTGGAACGGGGCAATGGGGGCGGGCTGGAGCCGCCTGCGTCCTTGTTTTCTTACCCTCGCCGTTCGTACGAATCAGGGCCAAGCAAAACATCAAGGAAGGGCGGGGGAGGGAAGATTCCAACCTACCAACTTGGGAAGCCGGGGGAGAATTCTTTGACGTGGTTGACCGGCTCAGATCGAGGAGAGCAACCCAATCTGTACATAGACGCCTATCCTTCACGATGAACATAGTGCCAATGGAGCTCACGACAGTCACACCACCTTCCCATTCTTGCCCACACCCGAGAATACTTCTCACCGCGAAGGCACGTAGGTCATGTTGTACTATTACTTCACACGTACTGGAGATTAATACATGCTGGAGGCAATTAGAACATCGAAATACTTTGCTTTGGCACCTAAGGAGGAAGATTTGAACCTTTAATTCTGCAACCTAAAAACTAGTTGGTGTGGCCGGCGGACATTTTGGGACTGGCGCTGCACCCAAAAGGGGGAGCCAGCCAGCGAGTGCCGAAGGGGTTGCAATATAAGTTAATACTCTGTGTCGTCCGTGACCCGCCCCTCGAGCGTCCACGTTAAGACGCTCCCCAGACGCTCGGCAGTTACAACCGGATTATAGGTAAGTAACTTTGGTGACTGATGAATCCCGCCGCGAGTCGACCGGTTCTAGGCCCGGAACCTAGGTTCCCGGATGGAGCAAGGTCGGCCAGCCCTTGTCCTCCAATCAATAATCTAACTCCCATGATACCAACCAGGTTATGATACGGCTCGAATACGCTTTCCATGCGGGTCGTCTCCTGAGCCAATCCCTACTCAGTTCACCAAACGGTGCATACTTTACCTATATAAGACGAGCATCACCATGAGGCATAATATTAGAGAGATGTGGTTCAGTGAAGGCTCGCTTCGTGGAGCTGCTCCAGTGTCACGAACTACTTCTTCGTATCTTGCCAGAACCTATTGAATAACAGCGCCTCTTGAGACCGTCGAGGCCATTGACATCAGGTCATCGATATGAGGCTTCTCGCAAGCTTGTTGCTCGCAGCTACGGCTGTTCAAGCTCACTGTACGCTCACCACTCCCAGGCCTGACATCTGTTTACACATCCACCTGCCATGACATAATTATGTTAGCTACCAAATATTCATGTCGCATTTTTCTTCTCCCACACCTCCGCGCCAACCGCAGGAACATGAGAGATTGACGGCTAACACTATTTTGCTCTCCTCTCATCTCTCTTTTCTTAGACACCTTCCCGAGACTAGTTGTTAACGGACAGCCCGAAGAGAGTGACTGGTCAGCCACGCGCATGACCAAGAATGCGCAGAGCAAGCAGGGCGTTGAGAACCCAACAAGCGGCGACATCCGCTGCTACACCTCGCAGACGGCGGCCAACGTCGTGACCGTGCCGGCCGGCTCGACCATTCACTACATCTCGACCCAGCAGATCAACCACCCCGGCCCGACTCAGTACTACCTGGCCAAGGTACCCCCCGGCTCGTCGGCCAAGACCTTTGACGGGTCCGGCGCCGTCTGGTTCAAGATCTCGACCACGATGCCTACCGTGGACAGCAACAAGCAGATGTTCTGGCCAGGGCAGAGTATGGAACccctctctttctcttctctgGGGCTGAGCAGATTTCCGCGACTGCGGTGATGAGTCGGCAGTCCGAGAACGTAATAACCCGTCATGTCCAAATATTAGTGCCAACtaatattttttttcttatttTCTTGTACGCGCTTGTTGCAGACACTTATGAGACCTCAAACACCACCATTCCCGCCAACACCCCGGACGGCGAGTACCTCCTTCGCGTCAAGCAGATCGCCCTCCACATGGCGTCTCAGCCCAACAAGGTCCAGTTCTACCTCGCCTGCACCCAGATCAAGATCACCGGTGGTCGCAACGGCACCCCCAGCCCGCTGGTCGCGCTGCCCGGAGCCTACAAGAGCACCGACCCCGGCATCCTGGTCGACATCTACTCCATGAAGCCCGAATCGTACCAGCCTCCCGGGCCGCCCGTCTGGCGCGGCTAATCAGTCGATGAGTAGGAATGCATGGTATCCCTGTTATCCTCTTTCTCCCGGTGCCTTGAGGGCCAGTTGCAAGCCGGTCTGGTTCACCAAATGTTTCTCTGAGCTGCTTTGTCCCTTCGTTCCTTGACTTCGGTCTGTCAGGCGTACTCCCAAGAACGACAAGGTAGGAGGGGCAAGGGGAGAGGGAGGATGGATGTATAGTCAGGACGGTCTGAATGCCAATCAAATTCTAAGCGGACTTTGCTCGACGTCTCTTTGTGCGAACCGTGATCCATGCGACAGAACTCAAAGCGGCAGATGGACCCAATAGACTGAGATTCACCTCAACAAACGTGTAATTACTAGATTCTAATTACACCCCATCTCTTATCCACGATGATCGCAACTAGGTAATTATAGTACCTCGGTACCTATCTGACTTAGCCGCCCACGTGTAACTTGATCATCAATATTCCCTGAGGACACAGACACACACAAGCACACATAACCTCTTCTCACTTCCCCATCCTTCTCACCCATTACTTCTCGTCATTCTTACGTTCCCCTTCTTTTCGGTAACTTCGCCCCTTGCCCTGGATTTTCTCCTTTTTCCTCATGCTTTACTTCcattttcttcttctttctccGTTCGATTCACCAATCTTTGTTCGTTTCAACCGTAGTTCTCTTGCCTGATCAGTTcaaaggcggcggcggcggcggcggcggaaacGAATGCGGTCGAGCCGGGGAATAATACCCGTTATTGCCGAATGCGCCCACCGGGGGCGGTACGGGAGTTACGGGCGGCACGTTTGGCGGAGGCGGGGCTTGGGACAGGGGAACTGCCGAGGATTCGAATGCGGGCCGAGGGGTGGAGGTGCTGGCGTCGCCGCTCTGGTAGCGGCTCGGGACCGAACCCGATGACGCCGTCGATTTCGACCCGGACGACCCGGACGACCCGGACGATCCTGTCGAGGAGCCGTGCGCCCGGCGGTGCATGGCGAGGGCTAACCGGGCAATAAAGAAGGAGACCAAGAACCCGAGGGCGGTGTAGGCGACAATGATGAGGGCGAGCGCGTCGTTGCTTTTCATGGCTCTTAATTGAGGCGTCTGATGTTATTAATTATGGTGTGTTCCTCCGGTCGACGAAGATCTCGTGAAGATACTACTTATTAATGTAGGTAGGTGAACATTCTACACAAGGCATCAGACAGTAACAAACAATACACGAGATCAGCCGATCGAAAAACGCGATGCAGTTCTATTTGGCTAATATAACTCTCGGGAAAGGCCTGATAGCCATGATATTATTAGTTTCCTCAGCGGTGTCTCGGTTTCGCACGTCGTTTCCGGCATCGTCTCTCCGGGCAACGTCCATGTCACACCTGTATGTCTGTATCGCGACTGGTTTTGCCAATGGCTTGTATGTAGGTGCTTAGTGTGCCAATCTTGGGGCAACACCAACCGTGGACCACCAGGGAATTACGGATGCTCCGACAGCACGTTCCCGAGGTGGTGACACCAAAACAGGTCAGTCCCTATGCGTTTTTGGACCCATGGGATCCCGACGCATCGGGAAACCGCATAATGTACCTAATCAGGGGTGGTAGCGTGACCATGATAGCTAGAATTCGGGAAATTCAACCCACTATTAATTACAAAGCAGACGGGAGGCAGCAGAGGTGAGACGGAATTGTTTGCTTCTTCGCGCGTCGTGCCTGTTTCATCTCCCATTTTGTTTCCCTTCCCGACTCTTCCCCCTCTACATTCGCTCCTCTCTCTTGCTTTGATTAATACTGGATGTCTTTGTCCTGTAATCTGCCTGTGCTCTTCGCTATGCAAGAGAGCTTATAATTAACACTCATGGAAGTCGCACATGGTCCATGTTTGTATCTCCCTACGGTAATAGGTACCCAAATCCAAATAGAAACACCCCAACCAACCAGACTGGACTGACGGGAAGTTGAGACGCGCCTCATGATACATATTGTGAAAAACCATCTCGCTCAGCTGAGACATGTCCGTCATGAAGAATGGGTAGACTCTACTAAGGACTAGGGCCCCGGAGACGACGGCTCCGTTGGCTTCGAGTCCCTTTCGCATAGCCCACTGAACTAGATGCTTCTACGACCAAATCGCGGCATTCACATCTTTTGGTGCCCTCGGAAGAAAGGAAGAGAAAGCAAGAACGgttggggggagggggaggggtgaAGGGGTGGTGGAGATCATGTTGGACCGTGTCACCCTCCGCAGCGAGTGGGACAGGATACAACGATCCACAGAGAATGAACTCCAGCGCTCGTGGGTAGGGTCATTAGCAAAATAGCTAGAGAGAAACTCAGGCAGATGGGTTGGAAAGCGCAGCCTCCCATAGCGTCGCGCTCTCCAAGAGATCCTTGCCAAGCTGCCGCTGCAGGCTGGTCATCTTATCAATCAGATGCCCCGTCGCTACGGCCTTGGGTCCCCAGACAGTTAGTGCTATCGAGGCGGCGCGTTCTAGCCACACGATGCATTGCTCCAGATCTCCGCGGCGCTGATGTATCTCGGCGATGTCCTCCATAGCGTGAGCAGCGATGCCGTCTTGATAAAAGGTGGGCTCCCCCTGCGCCCGCGCTGTCGAGGGCGGCGGTCTTGTGACCACTGACATGCAGTGGCTGAGCGCCAGGTCAGGCTCGCCGGTCAGCATGTAAAAGTGGGCGAGCTCGTTCTCGACCGATCGCACTTGGTCCGAGTCCGGCCCGAACTCCGGGCGAGCCGAGTTGAGCAGCTCCGTAATGATCTCGAGACCGGCATGATATTCACCACTTCGGCGAAGAAGCGTGGCCAGTGAGTCGAGGAGTTTGAAGGTGATTGCTCGAGACCGCCCAAGTCGGGTGTTGAAGATGTCGAGCATGCACTGTAGGCTGCGCTGCGAAATTTCTTGGCAGTTTTCGTCCTGCAGCAGTTCCTTGCAGATATGGGTGATTGGGTGGTTGGATGAGAGGCTCCTCTGGGCCTCCTTGGCGAGGAACTGGAGGATTATGGCTCGAAGTTCAGGTCTTGCGCTGGTGTTGACTGGCGAGAGCGTAGCGAACACGTTCCGTAAAAAGTCAAACGGTTGGGTCGTCATCGCCCCGGCTGCAAGTTGGCCTGCCTCCGAAAAGGCAGACCAGGCTCGCCGGTCTGGACGATGTTCAGGGTCTTCTACGGACCCAGCGGATATCTTGACGAGATAGAGGGCATTTTTTATGGTGTTCCAATAACGTGTGGATTCGTCAGGAGATCTTTCTCCTAGGTAATGGTCGGGGCTAACACCTGGTGGAATGTTATTGAGCTGCCAATCGTAATACTCGCGCAGCTTCAACGTGATGGTGCTCAGGGTTCGCATCTGCGAGTCCGGAGACATGGATGGGGGCGGGCTGTTGAATAGCCGCCGCAGCTGCTCCGTATAAGCAGCCATGCTGGGACTTGAAGCACCGGAAACAATGAGTGCACCACGGTCGTCTTGTTCCTGACTACTCTCGTCCGAGGCCCCTAGACTTGAGCCGGAGGTACTGCTAGGGGTGCTGGGTGGTGAGAAAGGCGCCCGCGGGGTGACCTCCTGACCGGGAGACTGCTGGGAGGCGGGCAAGTGTGGCTCATCTTCTTGCTTAATTAGGTCCGAGATGCTGATACTCCGTCTCGGTTGCCGTGAGGGTTGTGGTGGGCTTGCGCTCCCTGTTTGGGCGGGGCTGGAGGAAGACGTTGTTGGTGGCGTCTGCTGCACAGACTGCTGAACCGTCCTGGCACAGCGGATCGTCCTGCGCAAGTCTTCAGGGCTGAAGTTGTTTCCTTGGTCCGTCTGCCGGGCAGGCGACGGAGGGCCAGATCCTTGCGCTCGCCGCGCCGCCCGCGCCCTTTCGTCACTGTTGGCATTCTTGAAGACGTGCCACTCCCTAAATCGCTTGTCATACATGCGCTTGCTGTCGCGGGAATCAGCGAGGTGGATCAGGGTCATGATGAAGGAAAGGAAAATCAGGTGGAATTTGAAGGTAGAAACTGGGCGCGATGCGGCTGGAATAGAGGCAAGACGAAGGCAATTGGGAAGCAGGGTGACAAGCAAGTGTCTCTTCAGGGGGAATAAGCTGAGGGGGAGAGTCGCGCGATCGGGGGCTAATAAACAGACC
Coding sequences within it:
- a CDS encoding glycoside hydrolase family 61 protein, translating into MLTTTFALLTAALGVSAHYTLPRVGTGSDWQHVRRADNWQNNGFVGDVNSEQIRCFQATPAGAQDVYTVQAGSTVTYHANPSIYHPGPMQFYLARVPDGQDVKSWTGEGAVWFKVYEEQPQFGAQLTWPSNGKSSFEVPIPSCIRAGNYLLRAEHIALHVAQSQGGAQFYISCAQLQVTGGGSTEPSQKVSFPGAYKSTDPGILININYPVPTSYQNPGPAVFRC
- a CDS encoding glycoside hydrolase family 61 protein (CAZy_ID 267857), which encodes MRLLASLLLAATAVQAHYTFPRLVVNGQPEESDWSATRMTKNAQSKQGVENPTSGDIRCYTSQTAANVVTVPAGSTIHYISTQQINHPGPTQYYLAKVPPGSSAKTFDGSGAVWFKISTTMPTVDSNKQMFWPGQNTYETSNTTIPANTPDGEYLLRVKQIALHMASQPNKVQFYLACTQIKITGGRNGTPSPLVALPGAYKSTDPGILVDIYSMKPESYQPPGPPVWRG